CGGAAATTTCTATTACGGGCCACGGCAGGCCACAGGAACAAGGGTTTCCAATGATGATATAGATGCAGGCGACTTTTTCGGATCAAGAAAAAATGCTGACATCCCATATTCTTCAAGCAATAACAACAAAACAGGCAGTTATACTGACAAGGGAACCACCCCCACCGACAACGGCAGAGTCATTGAAGGCGGAAAAGCAGATGACATCAGGAAAAGAGATCAGTTTGACAATCCGGTAAAAACCGAAGACCGTTATGCAACCCCATCAGGTGTCAAAACTCCTGAAAGCATTACTCCTGCAGGGGATCAGTTTAAAAAAGACACCGACAGAAACTATTCTTCACCAACAGGCCCTGAAAACAGAGACAATAAAGTAGTAAAAGATAACCCCTCTGTTCCTTCAGGAACCAACAGACCCAACGGCAATGATATTCAAAAACCAAAAGCTTATGAGCCTCCTGTTCGGGAAACACCGGGCAACAAAGTAACCACACCGGACAATGGCAACCCCAAAACAACCATTACGCAGCCTCCACAACAACCAGCCATTCAGGATAACAGAGATAAAACGCCTACTCCTGACAGCAGGATTCCTGAAAACAACAACAATAACTATCAACCGTACCGCCCGGCCCAGACACCTGGTAATAATCCGGGCAGAACACAGGAGCAGAATAATCCGCAATACACCAAACCCTATACACCCAACAGACAGGACAATCAGCCCACTACCCCCAAAACACACGAAACACCTCAATACCAGCCTGAAAGAAATACCCCATCACCCAGGTATGACAACACAAAACCCAACTACGAAGCACCAAAGTCGGAGCCATCGGTTCGTCCATCGACACCTGCACCACAAAGACAGGAAAACAACAGCTATCGTACGAGTCCTTCACCAAACAGGTCGGAAACACATTCCAGTCCGTCATATTCTGCTCCGTCAAGGAGCAATTCTTCAGGAAGCTCAGGAAGTTCGTCAGGCTCCTCTTCCGGCCGTTCGTCAGGCTCAGGTAGTTCAACCCCTTCAAGAACCAGATAAACCTTAAACGATGAAAAAAACAACATTTTTAGTGCTTCTGGGAGCTATTATTGCATCTTATTCCCATGCACAATACGATTTTGACGCCATGCACTTTTCCCAATCCATTCTTCAGGCAGATGCACGCAGTACCGGAGTCGGAGGTGCTTTCGGAGCTGTCGGGGCCAATGTAATTTCTTCGACCATCAACCCTGCCGGACTGGGACTGTTCAGAAAAGGAGAATTCTCTTTTTCAACAGGCTTTACTACTACTACCACTTCATCTTCCTATCTCGGGAGCCAGACAAGAAGTGGAAAAAATGTCCTGACAATACCTTCTTTCGGTCTGGTGTTCACAGGAATAAATAAAGCAGATGGCAAGGAAGTGGAAAAAGGATGGGTCAGCCAGAGTTTTGCCTTTAATATTAATAGAACCAATAATTTCGTTGGCAGGTTTAATTATTCGGGGAACAATAAAAGCAATTCCATTTTGGAATATTTTGCAGAAAGTGCCAAAGGACGCCACAAAGACGATCTGCCTTATCTGACCTCAATGGCTTATGATACCTGGCTGATTGACAATCCCAACAATCCGACCACTTATATTACCGCCCTCGATGATGATACGTTTGGTTTGATCAACATTGATCAGGTAAAAACATCAAGGGTCAGGGGTTCGGCCTATGATTTCAATTTTGCTTTTGCAGGCAATTACTCAAACCTGATTTATCTCGGGGCAAAAATCGGAATACCTTTCCTGAATTATAATGCTTCCTCTACCTACTCAGAGACCAACAACCGTCCCGGTAAAAGCAATTATGTCGGAATGTCGTATGAAAACGACCTGAGTGTTTCAGGTATCGGGTTTAATGCCGGCATAGGAATAATCCTGAAACCTATTGATTACCTGAGGATTGGCGGGAGTATTACCTCTCCTACTTTTTACAGCCTGAACGAAACCTATAAGGATAAAATCATAGCCCGCCTTGACACTCAGGACAATCAGTCAGCCACACGAAACGGCACTTTTGACTACAGCCTGACCACACCTTTCAGGGCAACTGCCAGTATTGCTGTCATTGCCGGTACTTTCGGCTTTATTTCCCTTGATTATGAATATGTTGACTATACATCAGCCTTCCTGACTTCAAACATCTATTCTTTCAATTATGAAAACAACAATATTGAAAACTTTTTCCGTCCTGTCAGCAATATCAGACTTGGCGGAGAATTTAAATTAGGTGATTTTGCACTCAGAGGAGGTTATGGCATTTATCCGACACCATACAACCCTGATTATCAACCAGAAAAAAGCGATGAAGCCGCCAAAGTTCTTTCATTCGGATTTGGATTCCGCGACAAGGAACAATATATCGACCTTGCCTGGCAGAATATTTCCACCAGTCAGTTTGAAACTCCTTATGTCTTGTCGAATAAAGATGTTGAAGGTGTTGATTATTCCCTGTCAAAATCTTCCATTATCCTGACTTTAGGATTTAAATTTTAAGTTTACTGATTGAAAAACGGTCTTTTTCAAGGTTTAAAAGGTATTATTTTTGACCTTGACGGGACGCTTGCCGATACGCTTCCCGGCATTACGAATGCTTTAAATGAAGTACTAACATTAAACGGGTTTCCTCCCATCACGCTTGAAAAATGCAAAACATTAGTCGGACATGGGGTTGAAAACCTTGTTGAATCAGCCATACCTGAGTTTGCCCGGAATCCTGAAATCATCAGCATTTGCGTCAGCAAAATGAAGGAAACCTATAAACGATATGCCATAGAAGGAACAGTGTTATATCCTTTTATCCCAGCCTTTCTTGACAAACTGACAATGATGGGATACCGTTTGTTTTTATTGTCAAATAAACATGAGCTTGCGGTAAATATCATCAGGGAAAAGCTACTTAACCGTTGGTCATTCGAAATCGCCATTGGGAATTCAGGTTACCTGCCTCTCAAACCCGATCCATCTGCCATTTTTCACATATTAAAAGAAACAAGTCTAAAAGCAGAAGAAGTCTGTATGATAGGTGATGGAGAAACCGACATTCAGGCTTCGAGAAATGCCGGCATTACAGTTATTTCGGTTGGTTGGGGCTATCGTAGCCCGGATTATCTGCAGTCTTTCAGGCCTGATTTCATACTTACCCATCCGGATGATTTTTTTAAGTACCTGAAAAGATAATTCAGGGGTAAACTGATAATTAATCATTCATGTCTGAAATTATGTCATGAAAAATAATGCCTGTTTGGGGAAAAATGCAATAAATGGCTTGAAAAATCCAATGGCATAAAATCTGATAAAAGGCAAGCTGGAAAAAAATTGTTTAATTTTAAAAATAAATAGGATATGGCAGTAAACATTAAACCTTTAGCAGACAGAGTTCTAATTGAACCTGCACAGGCAGAACAGACAACAAAATCAGGAATTATTATTCCGGATACAGCAAAGGAAAAACCGCAGAAAGGAACGGTGATAGCTGTAGGACCTGGGACCAAAGATGAACCGACAACGGTAAAACCAGGTGATGTGGTACTGTATGGCAAATATGCAGGTACAGAAATCAAGATTGACGGTAATGATTATTTAATCATGAGAGAATCCGACATTTTGGCCATTATCTAACAAAAATTTGTAAACCCTTAAAAAAGCAAGAGATATGTCAGCAAAATTAATTCAATTTGATGCAGAAGCACGTGAAAACCTGAAAAAGGGCGTAGATGCATTGGCAAATGCAGTAAAAGTTACATTAGGTCCACGTGGAAGAAATGTAGTTATTGATAAAAAATTTGGAAGCCCGTTAATTACCAAAGACGGTGTTACAGTAGCAAAAGAAATCGAACTGAAAGACCCTGTAGAAAACATGGGTGCACAGATGATAAAGGAAGTAGCCAGCAAAACATCCGATGCTGCAGGTGATGGAACCACC
This region of Sphingobacteriales bacterium genomic DNA includes:
- a CDS encoding HAD-IA family hydrolase → MKNGLFQGLKGIIFDLDGTLADTLPGITNALNEVLTLNGFPPITLEKCKTLVGHGVENLVESAIPEFARNPEIISICVSKMKETYKRYAIEGTVLYPFIPAFLDKLTMMGYRLFLLSNKHELAVNIIREKLLNRWSFEIAIGNSGYLPLKPDPSAIFHILKETSLKAEEVCMIGDGETDIQASRNAGITVISVGWGYRSPDYLQSFRPDFILTHPDDFFKYLKR
- a CDS encoding co-chaperone GroES, with the translated sequence MAVNIKPLADRVLIEPAQAEQTTKSGIIIPDTAKEKPQKGTVIAVGPGTKDEPTTVKPGDVVLYGKYAGTEIKIDGNDYLIMRESDILAII